ccAATTATCTCTCATCATCCACCAAGAGAAGATCATAGTTCATACTCGTAGTAGTCATAGGGAAAGAAAttatttataggtaagtataactagactagatgatgcctacgcCTTCGTgagcgcggatttaggtttcttaaaaatcccgtgagaacgcTTTGATCTCCTAGGATGTGAAGTCTATTTCGGTACgtacttaaataaattccaaaaaaaatgaccgtcataatgtaaatacctgtaatcagtggcgtgcaggtcatagaggcataaatgcactgcttaccccagttgtaatagctcaatgcatatttttcattatgacctgccagtaaacaggttcctacttaactaatgcataccctggcttcaaaccctgtgcacgccactgcctgtaatgtaagtaaagttagcaattcatttgctcgtttGCTTGCATTGCATTTGCTtaattctatacgtttttaCATTAAGCTTCCAGAAAatatattggagatgtctctcaacaagttcaaagttttcataaaacgtaaactcattgaaaaatcctattacaatgtaaacgattttttaaatgataagcaagcttgggaatgagttgcttaacggctttgtgatagttctgataagtttaatttatgattttataaagtggtgataataaaaagaatacccggctgagtttgttgtgggttcttctcagacttgggcgcgtttggaaccctcgtagctttagttttaagtttgcgaaataattatcaccactaatattaaacttaaacacataattaaaaaaaaaaaaaaaatgatcacCACtaaatcttacaaatccaacaactgacaatcgaaaagagtaatttattacatattctgaataaatcttttaactttgactttgtcTGTGGGAAGCAAAGCTTTCTGTGGCAAATTTTGTCGAAATCGGTCACATGGATGGATAATaggttaacagacagacagacacagttttgcatattttataataggtattaagtaagtatgaaTAAGTATCTAATTACTTTATAGTTTCTTGTTTTTATAACGATTTTTCAAcgtaaaatatttacctacctactcactagggattgcaatcccgGGATCCGGCATTCCCGCGGGATCCCGCTCCACTTATTAATCTGCTGGATCCTGCACCTTCAAAACGCGGATCCGCGGATCccgcaaatttaaatttaccgcTAAAACATTCGTGAAGTTTTGCGTAAGAAAGCGAGTGGCTCGAGCACGACGTTGCCTTTTCGCACACAATTACtcgtacttaattataatttcattgttattttgttagaaaacaaacaatttttgtTGCATAATGTAAGacatgtttaattaataatacctacttgattttttaaacaaaaacctgtagtttcaattcgattttataacataattttaataagatatatagaataattttaatttttcgatCTTATAGCCCTATAAgatcaaaaaattaatactttatcttaCATACAAACGGGGCAAAAAGTTGAACTACTgtgaataatttcaaatatgcgggatcccgcgggattgagtgagctgcgggattgcaatccctacTTCTCACCTACTACGAGTCTTTTAGGTATTTACATAAAATACTTAGTTAAGTATTACGCAAAAGGATGTCAAGTAAAATTTACTTTAGccatgaataaattaataacaaatataataatttacgtTTTGTCTATAACTTAATAAGAACGAAATTAATGGTTCTTAGCATAATAGAAACTGCAAATGCCAGTGATTTCATAACCTCCCAAGGGAGCCATCGCCTTTTCGCCCTAAAAATTTTCAAATGAATTTGCTAATTCATTTTAAATCTTAAACAAATCGCATAAGgctgaaaatatttttacgaaGGTTCTATAGTTGCACCGTTTTAGAAAGATCTAGTTAAGGTGTATACATAGGATTCAATTTTCGGGGCGTGGCGAATCAAGCACCGTGACACAATGTATTCAAACCGGCAATATTTGGCTGACAAAACTGCCGTATAAATTAGAAGACCTTTCTTTTTTGGCGTCATTGCTTATCATAGGAGGGTAGCGTACGGTCATCAGTTCAACCCCGCGAAAGATATCGATTCGTCAATTACGTgtgcttgtgtttaagtaggAATCAAAGTATGTTCGCCGAGGGTAAATATAAATGATGCATGGCTTGTATAGCGTGATAGTTCAAAGTCTGGTGCCGTCAACACGCCGGCGTCTTCCGGTGCAGTCACAAACAACCCTTTAGTCACTGCCCAACTGTTACACTTAATGCTAACAGACCCTGATATAAGAGGAAcatgtaattttgttttattacgtacctacctatcaaataaGTATCGAAAAAAATGTTACatgttttattaaaagtaattaTCTTTTGTTATAGGGCCAAACGCCATAGAACCGCGCTCGCCAAGCGCTTTCACGCCTAATTCGTCCAGCATGCTACTGCTGCAAACACACGTAAGTATTCGATCATTTATcattttataagtacctattaatatgTTAGAATTGGTTACTAAACGTTCAATTCATTTTTTTGATTAAGTATATCGAATAAAGAAAATGACCTATGATTAGAACACCTGCACAATAAACAGGCGGTCTCAATATAAAAGTCATTGCTAAGCTGTCGCTTGATACTAAAGGCGCGCTATTGGTGCGTCGTTACCGCCCCTGTCAACGTTCCGCCTACCGTATGTATAACGCCTTaactattgatttttttttcattacagAGCAACTACGGTTCGTCCTTCACTGATTTATTATCGCCTCAATATCAAGAAGACTCTTCTGAAATCTTAGAAGAAAATTTAGATCCATTCCCAGACGTAGAATTTCACGCACCGATACTTCCTGAAGTAAAATCCCAGCGTGCGACTCCAGTGAGTGAAACTCCGTCGCCTACTCTTGGGCCAGCTTTGCCCAGTTTTGAAGAAACATACTCAGTTCGCTACGCAAAACAAGAAATGGCAGAATTCGGCATCAAGATGGACGAAGACTGCTATAACGTTAGCGCATACTCCCATCAAGGACATACATCAACACAATTATTATATCAATATCATCAACCATCATTACCTTATGTCCCATCACCTTACTACGCACCCGCTCAGCCGTGCTCCCCGACATTCGATACTGGTGGCGTCACAAATACTCAAGAGGCTTATTCATTACCACCATTTCCCAGTACAGTGGATTTACATATATCTTCGGACCAAGGAGCGAGACAACGAAGATCATCCTTGCCGGTTCAAAGATCAGAATCTAGTAGTTCTAACGAAAGTCCCAAATTGCATGGTAGTAGAGTTCACTGTATGCAAGCATCAGCTCCGAGCTCCGCGTCTAGCTCACCTGGCGGGACTCAGCAGGATAACGCGGGGTCTCGAGCAGCGCCACAGTCGCCGAGTCAACTTTGTGCTGTTTGTGGAGATACTGCAGCATGCCAACATTACGGAGTACGAACTTGTGAGGGATgcaaaggatttttcaaaagaaCTGTCCAAAAAGGTTCTAAATACGTATGTTTAGCTGAAAAATCGTGTCCAGTGGATAAGAGAAGAAGAAACAGGTGTCAATTTTGTCGGTTTCAAAAGTGTCTTGCTGTAGGAATGGTGAAAGAGGTCGTGCGGACTGACTCGCTGAAAGGTAGACGAGGAAGATTACCCTCCAAACCAAAATGCCCTCAAGAATCACCGCCAAGTCCACCGATTTCTTTAATAACAGCATTAGTCAGAGCTCATGTTGATACATCTCCTGATTTTGGCAATCTTGATTATTCACAATATAGGGAACCAAATCCGATGGAGCCACCTATTTCGGATGTAGAAGTAATCCAACAATTTTATTCGTTAGTGACGACGTCTATCGATATGATTAAAATTTTCGCCGAAAAAGTACCTGGTTTCGGGGAGCTTTGCCCTGAAGACCGAGAACAACTTTTTGCATCAGCACGCCTTGAATTATTCGTTTTACGGCTTGCCTATCGCACTCGCCCCGAGGACACTAAACTCACCTTCTGCAACGGACTGGTCCTAGATAAACGACAATGCCAGAGGTCTTTTGGAGACTGGTTGCACGCAGTACTTGATTTTAGTAATACCCTGCACTCTATGGATATTGACATCTCTACTTTTGCCTGCCTCTGTGCTTTGACGCTTATAACAGGTTAGTACAtccttaaatatttttaatattatatattatattatatttaatatttttctctaATATGCGGCCTGCtcgaatttttaacatttattgCTCCCATTACTTTAATAGGAAATGAAAAGAAAAGGCTATGTTTGTTTTCCCGAATTATTTTTAGCAAGTGTTTCAATGGGCTCAATATCTTCTtttaatacatacctaatattatttttcttttcgatTCTTGATTAAGACCCCTGTGAAATCCATTGTTTCGGTTATTTGGAAGCAATTCAAATAATTACGGGCgactgttaattttattttaagtgtaaGCTTTACATTTTATATACTAGGCGACGAAATTGCAATACATACCCATATACCTAACCTTTTTGATCATGTCTCGTTCATCAAAATAATCGATTGCAAATCGCAGCGTTTCCACCCTGTATTATTAAATAgaaaagaaattattatttatataataataacattaccCTCATATTTTCTTTTGTCCTCAGAGAGACATGGCCTAAAAGAGCCAAACCGAGTCGAACATTTACAAATGAAGATTATCGGATGTCTGCGAGCTCACATGCCTTGCGGTGGGAATACCAACGTAGCAGGCGCTCCGCATTTCAGCCGCGTGCTCGGCGCGCTGCCTGAGCTACGCTCGCTCTCCGTGCAAGGGCTCCAG
The DNA window shown above is from Maniola hyperantus chromosome 1, iAphHyp1.2, whole genome shotgun sequence and carries:
- the Hr38 gene encoding probable nuclear hormone receptor HR38, translating into MRILLSELGLSGACLGLTLESRADSLDPDKPAPGPNAIEPRSPSAFTPNSSSMLLLQTHSNYGSSFTDLLSPQYQEDSSEILEENLDPFPDVEFHAPILPEVKSQRATPVSETPSPTLGPALPSFEETYSVRYAKQEMAEFGIKMDEDCYNVSAYSHQGHTSTQLLYQYHQPSLPYVPSPYYAPAQPCSPTFDTGGVTNTQEAYSLPPFPSTVDLHISSDQGARQRRSSLPVQRSESSSSNESPKLHGSRVHCMQASAPSSASSSPGGTQQDNAGSRAAPQSPSQLCAVCGDTAACQHYGVRTCEGCKGFFKRTVQKGSKYVCLAEKSCPVDKRRRNRCQFCRFQKCLAVGMVKEVVRTDSLKGRRGRLPSKPKCPQESPPSPPISLITALVRAHVDTSPDFGNLDYSQYREPNPMEPPISDVEVIQQFYSLVTTSIDMIKIFAEKVPGFGELCPEDREQLFASARLELFVLRLAYRTRPEDTKLTFCNGLVLDKRQCQRSFGDWLHAVLDFSNTLHSMDIDISTFACLCALTLITERHGLKEPNRVEHLQMKIIGCLRAHMPCGGNTNVAGAPHFSRVLGALPELRSLSVQGLQRIFYLKLEDLVPAPPLIENMFRASLPF